Proteins encoded by one window of Salvia splendens isolate huo1 unplaced genomic scaffold, SspV2 ctg1146, whole genome shotgun sequence:
- the LOC121788794 gene encoding uncharacterized protein LOC121788794 — protein MERESREEADERREAAIASAACLRPNFKPKSGITESQLSKFQELRRRRLQIKAKSKIHKQDKGANGKGKTHKKPVEIQESSDQETSTPTMNGTADLKPENNRLVNVSSEVDNVARDTAVKTRQKLFWGLDTKERWERKSNM, from the exons ATGGAAAGGGAGAGCCGAGAAGAAGCAGACGAAAGGAGAGAAGCAGCTATAGCCTCAGCGGCGTGTTTACGCCCCAATTTCAAGCCCAAATCTGGAATTACTGAATCGCAGCTCTCCAAATTTCAG GAATTGCGCAGGAGGCGTTTACAAATCAAAGCCAAATCTAAAATACACAAGCAAGACAAAG GAGCTAATGGGAAAGGGAAAACCCACAAGAAGCCGGTTGAAATTCAGGAAAGCTCCGATCAAGAAACAAGTACACCTACTATGAATGGCACTGCTGATTTGAAACCAGAAAACAACAGACTGGTGAATGTATCGTCTGAAGTAGACAATGTAGCAAGAGACACAGCTGTGAAAACCCGCCAGAAGTTGTTTTGGGG GCTTGACACGAAAGAGAGGTGGGAGAGGAAGTCCAACATGTGA